In Aquabacterium sp. OR-4, the following proteins share a genomic window:
- a CDS encoding IclR family transcriptional regulator yields the protein MDEPQISTGGVARVFAVIRALGAVQAEGGRVTQLARSVGLTHATTHRLLAQLLAEGLVEQDERSKRYRLGLDFFALAAQAGNPGDLRTLARPALLRLCGSLGDTIFLLARSGFDAVCLDRAEGPFPIRSFTGDVGGRIALGVGQGALAILAFLPEAEREEVIRFNLARVREYGVYDEVYLRTEIERTRGLGYAGRNTGLLEGMAGVAVPVLDREGRAVAALSVGTISDRLNAERLPTVVELLQREAQALSPRLHPFDASLRRPAQSLAGAGPGEGVAAGRIVPGAQAGR from the coding sequence ATGGACGAGCCCCAGATCTCCACCGGCGGCGTGGCCCGGGTCTTTGCGGTGATCCGCGCCTTGGGCGCGGTGCAGGCTGAGGGCGGCCGGGTCACCCAGCTGGCGCGCAGCGTGGGCCTGACCCACGCCACCACGCACCGTCTGCTGGCGCAGCTGCTGGCCGAGGGCCTGGTCGAGCAGGACGAGCGCAGCAAACGCTACCGCCTGGGCCTGGACTTCTTTGCGCTGGCCGCGCAGGCCGGCAACCCGGGTGATCTGCGCACGCTGGCCCGGCCGGCGCTGCTGCGCCTGTGCGGCAGCCTGGGCGACACCATCTTTCTGCTGGCCCGCAGCGGCTTTGACGCGGTGTGCCTGGACCGCGCCGAGGGCCCGTTCCCGATCCGCAGCTTCACCGGCGATGTGGGCGGGCGCATTGCGCTGGGCGTGGGCCAGGGCGCGCTGGCCATCCTGGCCTTTCTGCCCGAGGCCGAGCGCGAGGAGGTCATCCGCTTCAACCTGGCACGGGTGCGCGAGTACGGGGTCTACGACGAGGTCTACCTGCGCACCGAGATCGAGCGCACCCGTGGCCTGGGTTATGCCGGGCGCAACACCGGCCTGCTGGAAGGCATGGCCGGGGTGGCCGTGCCGGTGCTCGACCGCGAGGGCCGTGCCGTGGCCGCGCTGAGTGTGGGCACCATCAGCGACCGGCTCAACGCCGAGCGCCTGCCCACCGTGGTGGAGCTGCTGCAGCGCGAGGCGCAGGCCTTGTCGCCGCGCCTGCACCCGTTTGACGCCAGCCTGCGCCGGCCGGCGCAAAGCCTGGCCGGTGCCGGGCCCGGCGAAGGCGTGGCGGCCGGGCGCATCGTGCCGGGCGCTCAGGCCGGCCGCTGA